A single region of the Salvia miltiorrhiza cultivar Shanhuang (shh) chromosome 8, IMPLAD_Smil_shh, whole genome shotgun sequence genome encodes:
- the LOC130997362 gene encoding dynamin-related protein 5A, protein MENLISLVNRLQRACTALGDHGEETALPTLWDALPSIAVVGGQSSGKSSVLESVVGKDFLPRGSGIVTRRPLVLQLHRLDEGREYAEFGHLPRRRFTDFAAVRKEIADETDRETGRSKQISTVPIYLSIYSPNVVNLTLIDLPGLTKVAVDGQPDSIVMDIENMVRSYIEKPNCIILAISPANQDLATSDAIKISREVDPKGERTFGVLTKIDLMDKGTDAVDILEGKAYRLQFPWIGVVNRSQQDINKNVDMIAARRREREYFAQTPEYKHLAHRMGSEHLGKILSKHLEAVIKSRIPGLQSLINKTIIELESELSRLGKPIATDAGGKLYMIMEICRTFDGIFKEHLDGVRPGGDKIYNVFDNQLPAALKRLQFDKHLAMENVRKLITEADGYQPHLIAPEQGYRRLIETALITIKGPAEAAVDAVHGILKELVHKAINETVELKQYPSLRVEVGNAAIESLDRMKEESRKATLQLVEMENSYLTVDFFRKLPQDVEKGGNPTHSIFDRYNDSYLRRIGTTVLSYVNMVCGSLRNSIPKSIVYCQVREAKRSLLDHFFTDLGKKEGKQLGTLLDEDPAIMQRRISLAKRLELYRAAQAEIDSVAWSK, encoded by the exons ATGGAGAATCTGATTTCATTGGTTAACCGACTGCAGAGAGCGTGCACCGCTCTCGGAGATCACGGCGAAGAGACCGCGCTGCCTACTCTCTGGGACGCCTTGCCTTCTATCGCCGTCGTCGGCGGTCAG AGTTCTGGAAAGTCTTCAGTACTTGAAAGTGTTGTCGGGAAAGACTTTTTACCTCGTGGATCTG GTATTGTTACTCGACGCCCTCTTGTTCTGCAGCTTCATCGGCTTGATGAAGGTAGAGAATATGCAGAATTTGGACATCTCCCTAGAAGGAGATTCACTGATTTTG CTGCTGTCAGGAAGGAGATTGCTGATGAAACTGACAGAGAGACTGGACGTTCTAAGCAAATTTCCACTGTCCCAATATATCTTAGTATCTATTCACCAAATG TGGTGAATCTAACTTTGATTGATCTTCCTGGACTGACAAAAGTGGCTGTCG aTGGTCAGCCAGATAGCATTGTGATGGATATTGAGAACATGGTTAGGTCTTACATTGAGAAG CCCAACTGTATTATTTTGGCTATTTCTCCTGCCAACCAAGATCTTGCAACATCAGATGCAATTAAAATTTCTCGTGAGGTGGACCCAAAAG GAGAGAGAACATTTGGAGTTCTAACGAAGATTGATCTTATGGACAAGGGTACTGATGCTGTAGAT ATCTTGGAAGGAAAAGCATACAGGCTGCAGTTTCCATGGATTGGTGTTGTTAATCGTTCTCAACAAGACATTAACAAAAATGTTGACATGATCGCTGCTAGGCGTAGAGAGCGGGAGTATTTTGCTCAAACTCCAGAATACAAACATCTTGCTCACAGGATGGGTTCGGAGCATTTAGGGAAAATCCTATCTAAA CATTTGGAAGCTGTCATCAAATCACGAATTCCAGGCCTTCAGTCACTAATTAACAAAACGATAATTGAGCTGGAATCTGAGTTGAGCCGTCTGGGAAAACCCATTGCAACTGATGCTGGA GGAAAGTTGTACATGATCATGGAAATCTGCCGCACATTTGATGGAATATTCAAAGAGCATCTTGATGGAGT TCGTCCTGGTGgtgataaaatatataatgtTTTTGACAACCAACTGCCTGCGGCCTTGAAGCGCTTGCAGTTTGATAAGCATCTTGCCATGGAAAATGTGCGCAAGTTAATCACTGAAGCTGATGGGTATCAGCCTCATCTGATAGCACCTGAACAGGGTTATCGCCGTCTCATTGAAACTGCGTTGATCACTATCAAAGGGCCTGCTGAAGCTGCTGTTGATGCG GTTCACGgaatactcaaagaacttgttcacAAGGCAATTAATGAGACTGTG GAGCTAAAGCAATACCCCTCTCTCAGAGTGGAGGTCGGAAATGCTGCTATTGAATCATTGGATAGAATGAAAGAAGAGAGCAGGAAAGCAACTCTACAGCTCGTAGAAATGGAAAATAGTTACCTAACTGTAGATTTCTTCCGGAAGCTTCCCCAGGATGTTGAGAAGGGTGGCAATCCGACCCATTCAATCTTCGATagatacaatgattcatatCTTCGCAGAATTG GAACAACCGTGCTGTCTTATGTCAATATGGTATGTGGAAGCTTGAGAAACTCCATTCCAAAGTCTATTGTATATTGCCAAGTCCGTGAGGCGAAACGAAGCTTGCTCGACCATTTCTTCACTGACTTGGGCAAAAAAGAG GGGAAGCAGTTGGGAACATTGTTGGACGAGGATCCGGCGATCATGCAACGACGCATCTCCCTGGCAAAGAGACTGGAGTTGTACAGAGCTGCTCAGGCAGAGATTGATTCAGTGGCCTGGTCAAAATAG